Below is a window of Prionailurus viverrinus isolate Anna chromosome A1, UM_Priviv_1.0, whole genome shotgun sequence DNA.
AGATAGATATACTTGCCAAAGTTTGAAATGGCGTCCATCCAAGGACATTATTGGCAGCATTTTTGCTGTAACAAAAccacctctctgcacctcagctTGGGACCACTGACTTAAATGTATTATGgtgcatccatacaatggaatatgtgGCAGCCGTTACAAAGTTCTATATGAACTACAGGAACTGCAGTGAAAAGATCTTTGAGATAGGTTGTTAAATAAAAGTAGCAAAATGCAGAACAAAGTTATCTCCTTTGCTATCAACTGTGTTTAGAAAGGGGGGAGCAATTTACCTGCAGTGTTTGTCTGGAAGGACACAGAGTTTGGTAACTGGTGTTGGCTCTGGGAGGAAACTGGTGGGGGGATAGATAGGGTAGAAGGCAGTTACTTTTCACTGTGCAGGCTTTTGAGGTTTGTACCATGTgctaccaaaaccaaaataaaacccccaaaaccaCACACATTTAATCACCAAAATAGTTTGGTATCTACTGGGTATCACTCACAGGATAAAGCAACCACAACCACCTcacctcccttcttctctccaacACTTATACACAGGGTAACTAGCTGAGTACATAGCTGACCATGTATCATTGGGAATAGAAGTGCCCTTTATAACCCAAACACTGACGGAAGTCATTTCACTTTAAAGTGATGTCATACCTGCTATGGGtttcagcaagtatttgttgGAAAGGGGATCACTTGTTAATTAATCTAACACACATTTGTTGACACCGCTATGTGCTGAGGTGAGTGCTGGACCAAATCCTTGACACTGCGCTCACAGCCTAGTTAGGGAACTGCACACACAAATGAGTCTGGGGTGCCAGGAGCTATGGAGGGGGCATGTTTCTGCAGAGTAAGGTGGGGGAGATAGATGAGGCTGGAGACTCCACCAGTTTGGCTGTGAAGGGTCCTGAAGGCCTTGCTTTCCATTGTTGGCCaaggggagccactgaagggttttacTACACAGGTGAGTGCCATGGCTGGATCTGTGGAGTGGACAAAGTCACTGGTGGCTGGAGTGGGAGGTGGCCTGGAGGGGACCAGACAGATGGTGAAGGAGTCTGGAGCAATTCACCAGGGGAATCCTGACATAGCCTcgcctataaatatttataacctATTATTTCCTATCACAATGGCTAGAAATGGTGATAGGACATCAGGCAATGCTGTACCTTGGTCAAAGTATATTGCTGAAATAAATTAGCAATTGAACCTTATGTGGTTAAACAGTTTTTTTCCAACTTTGGAATTTCTTAGTCACTGCAAGGAAAATTGGGAAAGAACAAACTAACTGGAAACTTTTCCAATATTTATGCTCTGGTAGAATTTATATATCAATGGCAACTATGTGTAGCTTCAAAGTTTGAAGTATGAAACCTGACACCTGTTAATAGCTGTTTGGAGTGTTTAGAAGCTCACTGCACTGGCTGATCAGGGCCTGGTCCTACCTCTTCCTAAGGAAGCCCATCTTGCTAACTCCAGATTCTGGGCTCTACCCacgcttgctttttttttttttttttaagtttatttatttattttgcgagagagagcacaagcagtgggggacacagagagagggagacagaacaccaagcaggctctgcactgtcagcgtgaagcccaatgcagggctcagtctcatgaaccatgagatcaagacctgagcagaaatcaagagtcagacacttaacccactgagccccccaggtgcccctccacccacACCTTCTTAAAGGCTCTTAACCAGCCCCAGCTAGTTCCTACCTCTGAGCTACACAGTCCACTGCTGGAATGTCCAAACCTCTTTGCATGTCTCACTCAACTATGCTTTGTGTCTCTTGTTGATTAATTCTAGTGAGGCCTGATACACCCACACAATCTACAGCTGGGCCTCTCAGGTTCTTTCATAGTACCCCATCTGTTTATATACTCATCCCACATATGATTATTTTGCTaactatttgttttcattttgtaaaacatgtcttctgtattaatttttttcctaaacatttatttatttttgagagagagtgtaagcagggaaggggcagaaagaaagggagacagggaatctgaaagggagacaggctccaggctccaagctgtcagcacagagcccgacatggggctcaaactcagaaatggtgagatcatgatctgagccaaagtcgggcgcttaactgactgagccacccgggcgcccctgtctTCTGTATTTAAAGCGGTAACTAGAAGCATGTATAACCACCATGTACTATGCTTGGCAGAAACTATTAATGGCtattgctctgtttctctggctgCCAGCCTTGGCTTTCTGCTTTTGGAATACCTCCAGAAAGGCGTTCCTAGTGATCACTCATTTGGCCTGCATCCAGGACCTGCCATGGTTATCAGGCTGTGCCCATGAGATGTCCCAGGGCAGATGCTTGTTTGTGAAACCACGGTTCTTGCTCTTAGGTTGGAGGAGTGCCCTGAACCCCTTTCCACCTTCCAGTCCAGGGTGAAAGAAAGGTCTTCTCCTGGAAGTGGGCATGGAAGACCATGCTTGAGCCACTGTTGCAAGACTGGGGACTTGCTACACTTGCTCCCTAGCCTTCCACCGGTCAACAACCACATCAGCCCCACCAGGACTCTGGAGCCAAGCAGCCCTCTAGGGTGGGCTAGAATGCTTCCAGCAAGAAGGGGGCTGAGTGCAGCAGGTAGGCGGGGTGTCCTAGAGCTACACTGCCTGACTCAAGTCCTTGAATCATGGTACTAGCTGTGCAAACTCGACACATTTTTAAACCTCTTTGTTCAACTTCAAGTGGGGATGAGGCAGTCTCACctaattgtgaggattaagtgagttaatatacaCAGAGTACTTACAATAGTACCTGGCATGAGGTACATTCTCAAATGTCAACTGTCATCCCCGGTGACTGGGAATCTTTATATTCCACAGCTTGAACACTACGGTTTCTGGGGCCAGAAAGGTTTGGATGGTCACTGTGGGAACTAGGACCAGACCGGCCATACGAATATAAAAACACTCAGAAGCACTACTTTCTGGCCATGTCTTAGTAGATAACCACACAACACAAATGCAGTTTGTACCTCTTAGAACActgtgtatttttctcatttattttcagaaagacatGTTCTATGGCAACAGTTTTTAAGAATGGTGAGGGGCGGTAGACAGGGCAGCACACAGAATGGGGAAGAACACTCCCCAACGACCAAATCCTGGCACTTGCCAAGGATGACCATTATGAACACAACGGAGACGTTTGTGGGTGACGGGAAACAATCAAACCttgtgttttctccttccttcatgAACTGGtataaaaatactaaaagcaaaaatattaccaaaaatatATTTGGCAGGAGTTGAGGTGGGCCAGGAAGCTGGGACCCCTCCTACTGTGGGCTAGAGCAGGGTGGAGTGTTTTGTTTCTACATTGCCTTGCTGGCTAATCCAGTAGGACAGAGTACCAAGGAGATAAGGCTGGAAAGGAGAGGAATGAAGACAGCTGGAGGCTATGCACTCTTAGACTAAATTCATGTTTAAAGGAATTAAGTTGCTTTCTCAACCAAAGACACATGCAGTTAGGGCTGTTTTGTTCTAAGACTCCAAGGCTCAGGCACAGTAACCTGGAAGCCTGAATCTGCTGAGAAGCAAGGTCCCATTCCCTCTAGAAGCAGTTGCTGCATATGGAGGAAAGCAACGTCTTGGGCAGACACTGCTAACGGAACTAGGCCAActcaggtggggagggagaaccCAGGTGCAAAATCTACGAGCTGGAGACAGGAAGACCTCATAAGAAAGCATTCGGGGAGTTTCAAAGGGGAAATCAGAGATTATTTCCCAAGAACTGGCAGTTTCAGGGGTTGTTCACAGGAGCCCAGGACAGTGAAGAATTTAACACCTAGGTGCTAATCCTCTTCTCAAAAACACTCCCTCTGGGCAGAGTGGAACTGGCACTTCCACAGTAGGCCAGGAGAGCTCTGACGTGGGAGGTGGGATCTAGGTCTGCTTCTCTGACTCCTCTCTTTCTATAGTCCAGGCGAGGGTGTGGGGAGATTGGCTCATTCATTACCTTGCGATGGCACAGTCATGGGTGTGCTGGGAAGTCTGAGCACTAAGTAGGGCAGGGAGTAATCTCAGATCGAGGGCCTTTAGGCTGCACAGATTCCGGTGCAGGAACAGCAGTTGGAGCCGTCACTGGAAGGAATGAGGCGCTTAACGGGCAGCAGGTCTTGGCCCTGACTCAGCTGCAGGCACGTGACAAGTGGCAGAAGCTCTCATTAAGAACACACGAAATGAACAAAAGGCCCAGCTGGACAATGTTCCACCAGGATTAAGAGGATGATCATTAAGACCAGGCAGACCATGTGGACAGTACTAAAGGCAGGGATCTGTGGCATTTGAGTACAGTTTTCCAAGTTTATTGTGGAATTTGGGATTGCTAGCCCTGTGAGGCTGTAGACGAACATGTGTGGCCCAGGGTACAAATAGCTCCAAGCAACCTCCTGAAATGCTGCTTCACCTGCAGCCTAATGGGGGAGAAAGTATGAGTTACTGATCACTTGCCCACACTAGTGGCCTTCATTCAACAGAAGCTGAATTTAGAGAACTTAGGCTTTAAAGCCGCTAGAAGCTTCCGGGTCTGTTTTCAACTTGGGAGACCACTGATTCCGCCAGGATATAGACTATCCTCTTCTGTAACTTGGGAGTCGAGGTGCAGCCTTTGTGGGGCCAGTGGGCTGCCTGACTTGATGGAGAGCACCCCCACAGACCAAGAACCTGCCGCTCTGCTTCCCAGAACAAGGGCTGACTTGCCCTTCCATCTTCATGATGTGGTATGTTCCAGTCTGCAGTCACGTGGGCTCCACATTCTTCgtggtggggaaggggacagTGCTACCAGAAGCTGTGTGCCTGAAGGCACACATGTTACTTTATCTCTGATTTCTACTGATAGCACTACAGGTAAAGGAACTGTACCTGCAGGACCAGAGTATCACTAAAACTTTTGGGTATGGACAATGCTCTGCCAGAAACTGCCATGATGCTGTTGACCACTTCTTGACCCGTGGAATTACTCCCCATGTAGCTCACCATTGTCAGGACAGGACAGTCTTTAAACAGTGGGACACCCAGATGGAGAGGAAATGCCCACTTTCAAATGCAAAAGCAGAAATTCAAAGATGATTTTCTTGTGAACACAAGTCAATACTTTCAGAAAACTGGATAGAAGGGCAGGGGCCAGGATACTCTAACGCAGTGGACACAGAGGACTGCCAGCCAAGGGGGAACAGTGGGTCAACCTTTGAGAACTAGCTTTGGGGCTCTGACTTCTTGTGTCGGTTGCATGTCAGGAAATGGCAAGTCACAGAAGGGGAGGTGACCTAGACCACCACGAGGTCATTGGATTGTCACCTCAAGTGGAGCATTGTCCCTGACTGCTGTGTGTGGGGTAACTACAGTGTGGAACAAATTGAAGGTAATGTCTCCATACACTCAGTCCCTGCTTTAGATACCATCCCAGTGTCAGAGTcatgctgaggcccagaggaacTGGGTAACTCAATAAGTTTGATCAACCTCTGCATCCCAGGGGTCCCAAGTTCTGAAAGCTGGGCCTGGGTGCAATATCCAGAATTGTGGACTGCGTACGGGGCCAGATCACCATATTCCCCAAGGGCAAGTGGGGTGACAATAAATGACATGACGTCACCACTTAAGAGGTGCAAATCAAGAGGGACACACCATTCAGAGTTGTACTGGAAGGAGAATACAGTTAAGCGGCCAGTGGACACGTAAGTCAGAGAGATCTGACAAAAGGTGGTTTGAAGCAGAAGGTGGGAAACAATTTGAGTAACTCCTGACCCAATGCATGGGTGACTGCACTTTTCTTACACTGGGTTTCATCAGGGTTGGTGAGAATAAAAGGGttccattaaaagtaaaaaccCTCTTACATAAGAGAACTGAGTAGTGTGAAATGCTTAGAGGCCATCTTCTTACTTTGGTTCCTTTGCTTCTcgacctaaaattttttttaccattttatagtGTCTCTTAATAGTCAAAGTGTAAATTTGATAAGCTAATTTCTGTGTTGCTAATGAAGCTTCATTTTGGTTATATTTCACAATTCAGTAATTCAGCAAAACACTACTGCTATTTAACAGAGGCAGTTCTAACTAGGAGTGCATGCCATTCTTAAATTCTCAAACCcacaataatgtgaataaaaAGACCATCTTCGGGCAAGCTTTCATGGCTATTTCCTGGAATGGATTCTCGTACATTCAATAATTAACATATTCAGTCTCAAAGCTCTGCTATATAAACTATAGTCATATCACTTTTCTCCAATATGATGTCTCTGATGCTGAATGAGGTTTGCAGTCTGGttgaaagctttcccacatttattacatttataggGCTTCTCTCCCGTGTGAATCCTCTGATGTTGAGTAAGGTGTGTGCTTCgaataaaggctttcccacagattttacatttgtaaggtttttCTCTAGTGTGGATTCTCTTATGTTGAGTAAGGGCCGAATGGTCACTGAAGGCTTTCTCACATATATTACATGTGTATGGTTTTTccccagtatgaattctctgatgttggGCTAGGGCGGATTGGTCCCTGAAGGCTTTCTCGCACAAACCACACCTGTAAGGTTTCTCTCCGGTATGAATTTTCCGATGTCGAGCAAAGGATGAGTTATCCctgaaagctttcccacattcactacacttataaggtttctctccagtatgaattctctgatgctcGGTAAGGGAAGAGTTCACCCTGAAGGCctttccacattcattacattcaaagggcttctctccagtgtgaattcttTGATGCTGAAGAAAACTTGTACTCTGattgaaggctttcccacactcattacatttatagggtttctctccacTGTGAATATTCTGGTGTTTGGTAAGATGTGCCCTGCATACAAAGGCTTTGTCACATACGTTACATTTaaaaggtttctctccagtgtgtaTTCTGTGATGGTGTGCAAGGTGTATATTTCGGATAAAAGCTTTTCCGCATAAGTTGCATTCAAAAGGTTTCTCTCCGGTGTGAATTTTCTGATGATAAGTAAGCGAGGAGCTCACCGagaaggccttgccacattccttacattcgtACGGTTTCTCGCCAGTGTGAATTCTTTGGTGATGGATAAGGTGTGTACTCTGGtgaaaggctttcccacattctctACATTCATATCGTTTCTCTTTAATAACAGTTTTCCGATTTGCATTAAGTTTTTCAGTATGAACTTTCTGATGTTTATTAAGGGTCGAACTCTTAGTGAAGACTTTTCCACACTCTCTACACTCAAAGACTTTTTTGCTAGATTGCAATCCCTGACTTGGAACAAAAGATGAGCTCTCGGTGCAGTGCTTCCCAGGCTCATCACCTCCCTGGTCACTGAGCACAGAGGGGGTTTTCTGGTGAATGACAGCCACCTGGCCTCCATGCTGCCATTCCAGCAGGCCATCATATTTCCAGTGACTGTCTCTAGTAAATCTTTCCTTTACCATCCACCGATCCAAGTCTTCTCCAGGAATATCTGCCTTGGGAGTAGATTTCTTACTTACAGGCATAGTCATCCAGTCTGAAAGacatcaaacataaaaaaatctgttttatccTGGTAAAACACCTAGTTGGGGTAAGATGAGAAGATTTATAATGCTAACAAAGAGGCTGCAGTTTTGAAGGCTTCTTGAAGTGAagataagaaaggaaaggggaggggcacctgactggtttagtcggttaagggtttgactctcagtttcagctcaggtcatgatttcatggtctgtgagattgagcctcatgtcaggctctgtgctgacagcatggggcctggttgggattctctctctctgcccctcccctgttcacacaagTTCAGTCTCCTtcccttgctctcaaaataaatattaaaaaaaaaaaaaggaaaaaagaggtaaaCAGGATGTGGCAGGAAGGGGTTGATTTAATGTGTAATGAATGTATGAGGCAGGATAGCTTGGAAGCTTAGATTGAGAAGTCACAGGCCTGGGTTGGGATCCTGAGTACATTACGCAGATTACAGAGAAGTTACTTGACTTTCTATGCCTCAAAAAAAACCTATACAGACCACACTCTGCTAACAGATAAGAAAAAATGTACCTTATCTATTTCAGTGGTACGGTCTTTAAAATAACCCAGATGTGACCTTAAGAAACCAGGGAAACTGGAGGTCAACACTTGGTAAAGTAATCTGACTCCCATAACTACTAAAAgcaacattttaatgttttatcttaaCATTCAGATAGCTAATAAAACAGATGTGTAAAACACTCATCTGCGAAGGACCTCCTCCTGCTAGTGAGGACACAAAGTTTCAAACCTATATGTAACACCTATATGAGGAAAATGTACCATGAAGTTGTATGTGTGAGGGCAGGAAATTAGGAACAAAGCAGCAATCTACCAGGAGAAACCAGGTATGTGCTGGAGGGTGAGGCCCTGACTCCTGGGAAATAAGAATACAGTCACTAGAAATGGACTCCACTACTGGGGTATGAGCCATGGCCCCATGTGTGATCCTCTCCCCACAGACAAATTCTGCACGTTGGTTTCAtgatacaggcatacctcagagatactgcaGGCTCACTTCCAGACTGCTGCAGGGAAGCAAATATTGCAAtgaagtgagtcaaatgaattttttggcttcccagtgcatataaaagctACGTTTACACTATACTGCAGTCTATGAAGTGGTGTAGCATTATGTCCAGAAAAACACTATGTATGCCATAATTAGAAAGCACTTTCTTgcttaaaaaatgctaaccagcATCTGAGCTTTCGGCGAAATCAttctgctggtggagggtcttgcctcaatgATAAtggctgctggggcgcctgggtggctcagtcagttaagggtctgactcttggctttggctcaggtcatgatctcacattttatgagatcaagccctgtgttggggtccgcgctgacagcgcagagcctgcttgggactctctctctccctccctctctctgcccctcactcatgctctctcaaaataaataaataaacttagaaaaaaatgatggCTGCGAATGATGATTGTCAAAGGCtgaggtggctgtggcaatttctgaAGATAAGATAACAATGAAGTCTGCTGCATCGAAGGACTCTTCCCTCTTAGGAACAAGTTCTCTGTAGCAGGAGATGCTGTTTGACAGGATTTTGCCCACAGAACTTCTTTCGAACTTGGGAACCAATCCTCTCAAACTCTGCCACTGCTCTATTAACTAATTTTATGTCACATTCTAAATCCTGTGTTGTCATGTCAACAACCTTCACAGCATCCTCGTCAGGATGTAGATTCTATCTAGAGAAACCCCTTTCtgtgctcatccataagaagcagcTCCTCATCCGtacaagttttatcatgagattgtagCAATTCACTCACATCTTCAGGTTCCACTTCTAAGGCCAATTCTCTGgctatttctaccacatctgtGGTTACTTCCTCTGCTGAAGTCTTGAATCTCTCAGAGTCATCCAccagggttggaatcaacttcttccaaactcctctactaatgttgatattttgacctctgcCCATAAaccatgaatgttcttaatggtaTCTAGAAtagtgaatcctttccagaagttttcaaattttattgcaagaatcaccaaaatgtgacacagtgATATGAAGTGAGTATATGCTGTTGGAAAATGGCACTGATAGATTTGCTCGATGCAagattgccacaaaccttcactTTGTAAAAAATGCATATCAGCACAGCACGACAGAACGAGGTATACCTGTATTAACAAGCAGTGTTCTGGACTGCACACCAATTTTCCtatgtatttgtaaatatctgCCTGTTTTGTTAAGTCTATTTAAGACTCTGTGctaagaaatgaaatgataagaACTAGACACTATACATTAATGATGTAAATTCTTGGGAAATCTATCAAGAACAAGCTTCCctcatcacttttttctttctaaacattccagaaaatctacaaagagctataatcaatgaaacaaaacaaaacaaaacaaaacaaattcctttACTTATCTGGAAAAGAAAGTTAAACAGGTGCATTTTAAAGCTATAGTCCTGGTGAGCTCAGAATAATACATCGTTGCTCAAAACAAAGAATGGTCAATTAAACACCAGGACTGCCAAATCTTAAGGTTTTAAGGGGTGACTTTCACTTCGGACCTGATAGAGTGGCCTGTGGGAGACATTCCTGCAGAAAACAACTGGAAAATcttaactgaaaaacaaaaactctgtctAAAGGCATCAGATATCACTTAAAGCCAACCTGATAGTCTAATatttggaagagaaaggaaatagagaGGTAATCCCAATaattactgggtttttttttccttatagagAAGTTCAAAATTTTCTAGTCTTAAGATACTCTGGAGCCAatagtcagtgaagtgtctgactttggctcaggtcatgatctcacggttggtgagttcaagccccacactgcgcTCTGCaatggcagtgtggagcctgctttggattctgtctttccctctctctctgcccctcccctggccacactctctctcaaaaataaataaataaacattaaaaaaaaatatatactatggaGCCAAAAACTGAGATCAGGATCTTCCAAGGAAGGGGTTGGTGGTCATACATGTGAAATTCTCAGTTGGCACTCCTAGAGGGCTGCAAGGGCAAACAAGAGATAAGCAGAGCTTTAGAAACACTGCAACCCAATCTCCAGGTAATGTGTTCCTGCTTGGATTAAGGTGGTTCCCTTGCACAGTAGCTATCcaggagagaaaaaggcaaatctTCTCTGGAGGAACAGAACATTACCCAGAGCCTCTTCAGTCCTTCAAATACAGTATCAGGGATTCAATCCAAATGTACCAGGAATACTAAGAAATTAAgtcaagagaaaaaacagataataGACAAAGACCCATAGAACTCAGATACCAAGTTACCAGACATGGATTTTAAGACATGTGTGATTAATATGTTCAACAAAACAGATAAGAATAAGAATTTCAATAGCAGATTGGAACCAATGAATCAAATGAAAGTTCTAGAACTgaagaatataaataattgaaattaagaaCTGAACGGATAGATTTAACAGTATATATTGGACATAGCAGAAGGGAGCAATAGTGCCctggaaaaatatataagcaGAAAATATCTATGATAAAacttgcagaaaaaaattaaaaagaagcataGAAGGCATGATGAAGAGACTGAACATATGTGTAACAAGTTCTGgaataggggaaggaaaagggcaaAAATActgtttgaaacaaaaaaaaagggctaAAAAATGAATGTGAAGCACTAGGGattccaagcaggataaatacaaagaaaatctaCCTAAGCACAGCACAGTAAAACTACTGAAAACCACTAAGTTTATCTTGATAGTtgcttaagagagagagaaaaaaatacattacttctaaaggagaaaaaaaataagacaggtgtcttttcaacaaaaacaatgaagccagaagacaatgaagTAACATCAGAAGTGTTGAAAGAACATAACTGCCAAACagaattcaagagaaagaaaatatcccTAAGAAGTgaatatgaggggtgcctgggtggctcagtcagttaagtgtctgacttcagctcgggttgtggtctcacggtttttgagttcaagcactgcgtccagctctgtgctgacagctcagagcctggagcctgcttcatattctgagtctccctttctctctgtccctcccctgctcgtgctctgtctgtctctcaataataaatgttaaaaaaaaaattttttttaataaaaaaaagcacagtGAATATGAAATGGATACTtccatataaataaaaacagagatgtgTCACCAGCAGAcccatatttaaagaaaacaacaacagtaacaagaGTGTTCTAGGCATAAGAAAATCCCAGGTGGAAACATGGAAATGTAAGCAGGAatgaaaagcaatagaaaaagtaaatacatgggggcacctaggtggctcagttggttaagcataggacttcggctcagatcgtgctctcacagttcatgggtttgagccctgtgtcgggctctgtgctgacagctctgagcctgaagcctatgtctccttctctgccactcccccacttgcactctgtctctctttcaaagataaataaacattaaaaaattaaaaaaaagaaagaaagagaaagtacgTGAATACATAGAAGTATTATCGCACACAATAATTATGTCTTGAGAggttgaaaatatatatgcaatgatATACATagcaaaaataacacaaaaggtGAAAGAAAACAGAGTTAATATTTTAAGGTACTAGCATGGTCTGGgaattattaaaagtaaaaagttattttgtataACAGTAAGCTGGTTTTACTAATTAGACTTACCAATAAAGTCTAGtagctaaaaaaaaatatattaacaagcTAATACAGgatgaaaatcaaataataaaaagttaattcaagagaaagcaaaatggaaaagataatttaaagcaggtgagtaaaatagaaaacaataagatAACAGACATCCAATCTCATACATATTAGTAACTGATTTACATATTCTATTGAAAAACTAAGATTGTGAGACtagattgaaaaaaatacagctaAATGCCTATTAGAAGAGAAATACCAAAAATATAgacagaaaaatatagaaaagaatgaaaaggatttATCATGTAAGCACTAACCACAAGAACGGTAGTACATGTATACTTAGACAAACTTTGCAATATTAGAAAGAGACTTTCAGATATTTCATACTGACAAAAGGGACAGTTCTCCAGGAACATGTAAGTAAATCTACATTTGCACATaacttcaaaatgtataaagtagaaattgagaaaatgaaaagcaaaaacagaaatctTAACAATCCTAGTAAGATATGTTCACACACCACTTTCAAAAACTCAGAAATCAAACCTTTAAGAATAGGGATGATCTCAACaatccaaaaaacaaatctgATTTAATTAATATACCTGATAACAGTATACCCAACAATGAcagaatatatattattagtGAATACAGAACATTTACTCAAGCTGACTATATACTGAGCTGTAAAGCAGTATGGACACATTTCACAGGACTGAGGTCACTCAGAATACGTTCTCTGAACTCCATGGAATTAAGCTGGCAATGAATACCAAAACATCAAAAAGATACTTAAATAATCCACAGATATTTCTAAATTAAGCAATGCATTTCTAAAGACTTCCATCAAGACTAATcagaacaggggcatctgggtggctcagctggttaagtatctaattcttgatttcagcttaggtcatgatctcatggttcttgagattgagcccccacatcaggctgacagtgcagggcctacttaggattctctctccctctctgtccctccccagctcatatgCGTgtatgctatctctgtctctctctctaataaataaacttaaaaaaaaaaaaaaaaagaggggcgcctgggtggctcagtcggttaagcggccgacttcggctcaggtcatgatctcatggtcagtgagttcaagccccgcatcgggctctgtgct
It encodes the following:
- the ZNF454 gene encoding zinc finger protein 454 isoform X1, whose amino-acid sequence is MAVRRLPTMVQESVTFKDVVVLFTQDEWAQLSPTQRALYRDVMLENYSNLVSLGLLGPQPDVLSQLGKGEEWMLEDTSAGFCLDWMTMPVSKKSTPKADIPGEDLDRWMVKERFTRDSHWKYDGLLEWQHGGQVAVIHQKTPSVLSDQGGDEPGKHCTESSSFVPSQGLQSSKKVFECRECGKVFTKSSTLNKHQKVHTEKLNANRKTVIKEKRYECRECGKAFHQSTHLIHHQRIHTGEKPYECKECGKAFSVSSSLTYHQKIHTGEKPFECNLCGKAFIRNIHLAHHHRIHTGEKPFKCNVCDKAFVCRAHLTKHQNIHSGEKPYKCNECGKAFNQSTSFLQHQRIHTGEKPFECNECGKAFRVNSSLTEHQRIHTGEKPYKCSECGKAFRDNSSFARHRKIHTGEKPYRCGLCEKAFRDQSALAQHQRIHTGEKPYTCNICEKAFSDHSALTQHKRIHTREKPYKCKICGKAFIRSTHLTQHQRIHTGEKPYKCNKCGKAFNQTANLIQHQRHHIGEK
- the ZNF454 gene encoding zinc finger protein 454 isoform X2 is translated as MTMPVSKKSTPKADIPGEDLDRWMVKERFTRDSHWKYDGLLEWQHGGQVAVIHQKTPSVLSDQGGDEPGKHCTESSSFVPSQGLQSSKKVFECRECGKVFTKSSTLNKHQKVHTEKLNANRKTVIKEKRYECRECGKAFHQSTHLIHHQRIHTGEKPYECKECGKAFSVSSSLTYHQKIHTGEKPFECNLCGKAFIRNIHLAHHHRIHTGEKPFKCNVCDKAFVCRAHLTKHQNIHSGEKPYKCNECGKAFNQSTSFLQHQRIHTGEKPFECNECGKAFRVNSSLTEHQRIHTGEKPYKCSECGKAFRDNSSFARHRKIHTGEKPYRCGLCEKAFRDQSALAQHQRIHTGEKPYTCNICEKAFSDHSALTQHKRIHTREKPYKCKICGKAFIRSTHLTQHQRIHTGEKPYKCNKCGKAFNQTANLIQHQRHHIGEK